In Candidatus Falkowbacteria bacterium, a genomic segment contains:
- a CDS encoding MBL fold metallo-hydrolase, which yields MIITWLGHSAFKLQGKGHSDTVTVVTDPFYSEKTGLKLPRLEADIVTISHDHDDHNNSEAVKGNPHIITGAGEYEIKGVFIEGVPSYHDEEKGAKRGGNIIYRFEIEDLSITHLGDLGTELDNKQLESLEGTDILLVPVGGIYTINAAKAVTVINQIEPRIVIPMHYQIPGLKLSNELATLETFLKAIAIKPRQEEKLKISKKDLPQEIMEVVVLSF from the coding sequence ATGATTATCACTTGGTTAGGACATTCAGCTTTTAAGCTTCAAGGTAAAGGTCATTCAGATACAGTAACAGTAGTGACTGATCCTTTTTATTCTGAAAAAACTGGATTAAAATTGCCACGCCTAGAAGCTGATATTGTGACGATCAGTCATGATCATGATGATCATAATAATAGTGAAGCTGTTAAAGGTAATCCTCATATTATAACCGGCGCTGGTGAGTATGAAATCAAAGGAGTGTTTATTGAAGGTGTGCCTTCATATCACGATGAAGAAAAAGGCGCTAAGCGTGGAGGTAATATTATCTATCGTTTTGAAATTGAAGATTTGTCGATCACACACTTGGGAGACTTGGGAACTGAATTAGATAACAAACAACTTGAAAGTTTAGAGGGTACTGATATTTTATTAGTTCCAGTAGGTGGTATTTATACTATCAATGCAGCCAAGGCAGTGACGGTTATTAATCAAATTGAACCGCGAATTGTTATTCCAATGCATTATCAGATTCCTGGATTAAAGTTAAGTAATGAGTTGGCAACACTTGAAACTTTTCTCAAAGCAATTGCCATTAAACCGCGTCAAGAAGAAAAATTAAAAATTTCTAAAAAAGATCTACCACAAGAAATAATGGAAGTGGTAGTATTAAGTTTTTAA
- the gyrA gene encoding DNA gyrase subunit A yields MAKATSKKDLEPKKNKDKETAKADSQEVVTTTNNIGALEAQPIVEEMRRSYLDYAMSVIVARALPDVRDGLKPVHRRILYAMWNLGLRPSAKFRKSATVVGEVLGKYHPHGDSSVYDAMVRMVQDFAMRYPLVRGQGNFGSMDGDNAAAMRYTEAKLAPITEELLADIDKKTVDFIPNYDGSQQEPTVLPTRLPVLLMNGSMGIAVGMATNIPPHNLRELAGAITHLIDNPEATVEDLMQFVKGPDFPTGGIIYDQSEIARAYTTGKGGIVMRGVAEVEETKQGGFQIIITEIPYQVNKASLVEKIADLVKEKKLEGIKDLRDESDKDGVRVVVELKKDAFPKKILNSLYKQTQLQETFHVNLLALIDGIQPRVLNLKVVLEEYIKHREIVIRRRTEFELEKARDRAHILEGLMIALENIDAVIKIIKASADRESAKLNLMKKFKLSERQAFAIVEMKLGSLANLERLHIENELKEKLALIKELESILKSRTKILGIVKKDIIEVSEKFGDDRRTQLVTHGIKDFNTEDLVPNEEAMVLMTRDGYIKRLAPDTFKVQARGGKGVIGLTTKEEDMVEFMMTTMTHNDILFFTTRGRAFQLKAYEIPVTQRTAKGQAIVNFLQLPGDEKVTSVLPLDKITKSSYLFFATEKGVVKKVALEEFSKVRRSGLIALKMRDDDALIWAKPTSGKDEIQLITANGQAIRFKETDVRAMGRNASGVMGIRLKKGDTVVGMGVMSTEKEQLKKYQVVSVMANGYGKRTPLSLYKVQARGGSGIKTAKVTSKTGALTNAYVMNSETMSDRDILIISAKGQVIRLPFKSVNELGRDTQGVRLMRFKEENDNVACVSWV; encoded by the coding sequence ATGGCAAAAGCTACATCTAAAAAAGACTTAGAACCAAAAAAGAATAAAGATAAAGAAACAGCCAAGGCTGATAGCCAAGAGGTTGTAACTACAACTAACAATATTGGTGCGCTTGAAGCCCAGCCAATTGTTGAGGAAATGCGTCGTTCATATCTTGATTATGCCATGAGCGTTATTGTGGCACGTGCTTTGCCTGATGTTCGTGATGGTTTAAAACCAGTTCACCGACGTATTTTATACGCTATGTGGAATTTGGGACTGCGACCAAGCGCCAAGTTTAGAAAATCAGCCACTGTAGTCGGAGAAGTACTTGGTAAATATCACCCGCACGGAGATAGTTCTGTCTATGATGCTATGGTTCGTATGGTTCAGGATTTTGCTATGCGTTATCCGCTGGTTCGTGGACAAGGAAACTTTGGTTCAATGGATGGTGATAATGCGGCTGCTATGCGCTATACAGAAGCAAAATTAGCTCCTATCACTGAAGAACTTCTGGCTGATATTGATAAAAAAACCGTTGATTTTATTCCAAACTATGATGGCTCACAACAAGAGCCAACAGTTCTACCAACTCGTTTACCAGTCTTACTAATGAATGGCAGTATGGGTATTGCTGTTGGTATGGCCACTAATATCCCTCCGCATAACTTGCGTGAATTAGCCGGAGCTATCACTCACTTAATTGATAATCCAGAAGCAACGGTTGAAGATTTAATGCAATTTGTAAAAGGACCGGACTTTCCAACCGGTGGTATTATTTATGATCAATCAGAAATTGCTCGAGCTTATACAACAGGAAAAGGTGGAATTGTCATGCGTGGTGTAGCAGAAGTTGAAGAAACAAAGCAGGGTGGCTTTCAAATTATTATTACTGAAATTCCATATCAAGTTAATAAAGCATCCTTGGTAGAAAAAATTGCTGACTTAGTGAAAGAAAAAAAATTAGAAGGTATTAAAGACCTGCGAGATGAATCCGATAAAGACGGTGTTCGGGTTGTTGTTGAATTAAAGAAAGACGCTTTTCCAAAAAAGATTTTAAATAGTTTATACAAACAGACTCAGTTACAAGAAACCTTTCACGTAAATTTACTGGCTTTGATTGATGGTATTCAACCTCGTGTTCTGAATTTAAAAGTTGTACTTGAAGAATATATAAAGCATCGAGAAATTGTGATTCGACGCCGCACAGAATTTGAATTAGAAAAAGCGCGTGACCGGGCTCATATTCTTGAAGGTTTAATGATTGCTTTGGAAAATATTGATGCCGTTATTAAAATTATCAAAGCTTCAGCCGACCGTGAAAGTGCCAAACTTAACTTAATGAAGAAGTTTAAGTTATCTGAAAGACAAGCTTTTGCCATTGTAGAAATGAAGCTTGGATCTTTGGCTAATTTGGAACGACTACATATTGAAAATGAATTAAAAGAAAAACTGGCTTTGATTAAGGAATTAGAAAGTATTTTGAAATCTAGAACTAAGATTCTAGGTATTGTAAAAAAAGATATTATAGAAGTATCGGAAAAATTCGGAGATGATCGACGCACACAATTGGTCACTCATGGAATTAAAGATTTTAATACCGAAGACTTGGTGCCAAATGAAGAAGCCATGGTTTTAATGACTCGTGACGGATACATTAAGCGCTTAGCTCCTGATACCTTTAAAGTGCAGGCTCGAGGTGGCAAGGGTGTTATTGGCTTAACCACCAAAGAAGAAGATATGGTTGAGTTTATGATGACCACCATGACTCATAATGATATTTTGTTCTTTACGACTCGTGGTCGCGCCTTTCAACTAAAAGCCTATGAAATTCCAGTAACCCAGAGAACTGCCAAGGGTCAAGCGATTGTTAACTTTTTGCAATTACCTGGTGATGAAAAAGTCACTTCAGTTTTGCCGTTAGATAAAATTACTAAAAGTTCCTATCTTTTCTTTGCTACGGAAAAAGGTGTAGTGAAAAAAGTTGCTCTTGAAGAGTTTTCAAAAGTTAGACGTTCAGGATTAATTGCTTTGAAAATGAGAGATGATGATGCTTTGATTTGGGCAAAGCCAACTTCTGGAAAAGATGAAATTCAATTAATCACCGCCAATGGTCAAGCTATTCGTTTTAAAGAAACTGATGTTCGGGCTATGGGACGTAATGCTTCTGGTGTGATGGGAATTAGATTAAAGAAAGGCGATACTGTTGTTGGTATGGGAGTAATGTCAACTGAGAAAGAACAACTCAAAAAATACCAAGTTGTTTCTGTGATGGCTAATGGTTATGGAAAGCGTACACCTTTGTCGTTATATAAGGTACAGGCTCGCGGAGGTAGTGGAATTAAGACTGCCAAAGTAACTTCAAAAACTGGTGCTTTGACAAATGCGTATGTTATGAATTCGGAAACAATGTCTGATCGAGATATCTTAATTATTTCTGCCAAAGGTCAGGTAATTCGCTTGCCATTTAAGTCAGTTAATGAACTTGGACGCGATACTCAAGGCGTGAGATTAATGCGATTCAAAGAAGAAAATGATAACGTTGCTTGCGTCAGTTGGGTATAA
- a CDS encoding S1 RNA-binding domain-containing protein, translated as MKNTKVSDSTSDFASLMKEEGFKIPQVGDTVFGKILSASKAEVRLDIGGVMTGVVRGRELYFEASEFSKLKPGEEIEATVIDAENENGELELSFRFAGQEKTWQAIMEAYEKKQPIKVKISAANRGGLLVMYTQIPAFLPVSQLSPENYPRVAGGDKTKILEKLKSLVGQEIEVKIITLDRKEEKLVVSEKDAWQEKQKDFISQYKVGDTVEGRIIAVTGFGVFVNFGGNLEGLIHISELAWQRIEDPSETYKVGDHISAQIINIEGAKIFLSAKKLIADPWSEVAKRYEVGQTVNGSILKVNPFGLFVELDSDIHGLAHVSQLGLVTGQKIEDMFKTGDKMEFEIISLDINEHRLGLAMPGKSKERKGKPKTSEKEKPASKNDKTEKKTKKADEEVETETEVVADSEDSAEKTEPKKAKKPKKETISSETKDEDQAE; from the coding sequence ATGAAAAACACAAAAGTAAGTGATTCAACAAGCGACTTCGCCTCTTTAATGAAAGAGGAAGGTTTTAAGATCCCACAAGTTGGGGACACTGTTTTTGGAAAAATTCTTTCAGCCTCCAAGGCTGAAGTTCGTCTTGATATTGGTGGCGTAATGACCGGAGTAGTTCGTGGTCGTGAATTATATTTTGAAGCCAGTGAATTTTCAAAACTAAAACCAGGTGAAGAAATTGAGGCAACCGTGATTGATGCAGAAAATGAAAATGGTGAATTAGAATTATCTTTCCGTTTTGCTGGTCAAGAAAAAACATGGCAAGCAATTATGGAAGCCTATGAAAAGAAACAACCAATTAAGGTTAAAATCAGTGCAGCTAATCGCGGAGGTTTGCTTGTAATGTACACACAGATTCCTGCTTTCTTACCAGTTTCGCAATTGTCACCTGAAAACTATCCACGTGTGGCTGGTGGTGATAAAACAAAAATTCTTGAAAAATTAAAATCATTAGTTGGTCAAGAAATTGAAGTTAAAATTATTACCCTTGATCGTAAAGAAGAAAAATTAGTAGTTAGTGAAAAAGATGCCTGGCAAGAAAAACAAAAGGACTTTATTTCTCAGTATAAAGTTGGTGATACAGTTGAAGGCAGAATTATTGCTGTTACTGGCTTCGGAGTCTTTGTTAACTTTGGTGGAAACTTGGAAGGTTTGATTCACATTAGTGAACTAGCCTGGCAGAGAATTGAAGATCCATCAGAAACATATAAAGTTGGTGATCATATTTCCGCACAGATTATTAATATTGAAGGAGCAAAGATTTTCTTGTCAGCTAAAAAATTAATAGCTGATCCATGGTCAGAAGTAGCCAAGCGTTATGAAGTTGGTCAAACAGTTAATGGCTCAATTCTTAAAGTTAATCCTTTTGGATTGTTTGTAGAGCTTGATTCTGACATTCATGGTCTAGCTCACGTTTCTCAACTTGGTCTAGTCACCGGACAGAAAATTGAAGATATGTTTAAAACAGGTGATAAGATGGAATTTGAGATAATTTCATTGGACATTAATGAACACCGTCTTGGCTTGGCTATGCCTGGAAAGTCAAAGGAACGAAAGGGTAAACCAAAGACCAGTGAAAAAGAAAAGCCTGCTTCCAAAAATGATAAAACTGAAAAAAAGACCAAAAAAGCTGATGAAGAAGTTGAAACGGAAACTGAAGTAGTAGCAGATTCAGAAGACTCGGCTGAAAAAACTGAACCAAAGAAGGCTAAAAAGCCAAAAAAAGAAACAATTTCCTCAGAGACAAAAGATGAAGATCAGGCTGAATAA
- the ftsH gene encoding ATP-dependent zinc metalloprotease FtsH: MMRSVQGANNRAMSFGQSQARESIQSTKDKVTFKDVAGVKEAKEELEEIVEFLREPDKFTALGAKIPRGVLLLGSPGTGKTLLARAVAGEANVPFFSISGSEFVEMFVGVGASRVRDLFRKAKRGAPCIIFIDEIDAVGRKRGSGMGGSHDEREQTLNQILVEMDGFEVNAGVIVMAATNRPDVLDAALMRPGRFDRQVVLDDPDIADREAILGIHARQKPLAKEVSLRRVAERTPGFSGADLANVLNEGALLAARHNKKIISQQELFEAIEKVMLGPERKSRILSDKEKEITAYHEAGHAIVSHFLLHTDPVHKISIISRGRAGGYTLKLPTEDRHLHTKTEFIEEIAVLLGGYLTEKEWFKDVTTGATSDLRRATALARRLVTDYGMSDNLGPRTFGEKEEMIYLGREIHEQRDYSEKIAEAIDGEISGFMSQGTAMAEKVIKEHRDKLEAVAKRLLEKETIEKEEFEELMS, encoded by the coding sequence ATGATGCGTTCGGTGCAGGGCGCCAATAATCGAGCAATGAGTTTTGGTCAATCACAAGCCAGAGAATCAATCCAATCAACTAAAGATAAAGTTACTTTTAAAGATGTTGCTGGTGTTAAGGAAGCCAAAGAAGAATTAGAAGAAATTGTTGAGTTCTTGCGAGAGCCTGATAAATTCACAGCCTTAGGGGCAAAAATTCCACGTGGTGTATTGCTACTTGGCAGCCCAGGAACTGGAAAAACCTTGTTAGCCCGAGCGGTAGCCGGAGAAGCCAATGTGCCATTTTTTAGTATTTCTGGGTCTGAGTTTGTGGAAATGTTTGTTGGTGTTGGTGCTTCTCGTGTTCGTGATTTATTTCGTAAAGCCAAGCGTGGTGCGCCATGTATAATTTTTATTGATGAAATTGATGCCGTTGGTCGAAAGCGTGGTTCGGGTATGGGTGGATCTCATGATGAACGTGAACAAACGTTAAATCAAATTTTGGTTGAAATGGATGGGTTTGAAGTAAATGCTGGCGTCATTGTCATGGCTGCCACTAACCGACCTGATGTGTTGGATGCAGCTTTAATGCGTCCTGGCCGTTTTGATCGACAGGTTGTGCTTGATGATCCAGATATTGCTGATCGTGAAGCAATTTTGGGAATCCATGCTCGTCAAAAGCCATTAGCCAAAGAAGTTTCTTTACGTCGTGTTGCTGAACGAACACCTGGATTTAGCGGCGCTGATTTAGCTAATGTTTTAAATGAAGGAGCATTACTGGCTGCTCGTCATAATAAAAAAATTATTAGTCAGCAAGAACTCTTTGAAGCTATTGAAAAAGTAATGCTTGGCCCAGAACGAAAATCACGCATATTATCTGATAAGGAAAAAGAAATTACTGCCTATCATGAAGCTGGTCATGCTATCGTTTCGCACTTCTTATTGCATACAGATCCTGTTCATAAAATTTCCATAATTTCTCGAGGTCGAGCTGGTGGCTATACGTTAAAATTACCAACTGAAGATCGTCACTTACATACTAAGACAGAATTTATTGAAGAGATTGCTGTTTTATTAGGAGGATATTTGACTGAAAAAGAATGGTTTAAGGATGTAACAACTGGTGCTACCTCTGACTTACGCAGAGCAACTGCTTTGGCTCGTCGTTTAGTAACTGACTATGGTATGTCTGATAATCTTGGTCCACGAACTTTTGGTGAAAAAGAAGAAATGATTTACTTAGGTCGTGAAATTCATGAGCAACGTGATTATAGTGAAAAAATTGCTGAAGCCATTGATGGTGAAATCTCTGGATTTATGAGTCAGGGTACAGCTATGGCGGAAAAAGTGATTAAGGAACATCGAGATAAATTGGAAGCTGTTGCCAAGCGATTACTAGAAAAAGAAACTATTGAGAAAGAAGAGTTTGAGGAGTTAATGAGTTAG
- a CDS encoding phosphatidylglycerophosphatase A, protein MLHILKGFFALIALYITSFFFLGFIPSFISKKAGSGGRLMGSLIGLGLLIYIFTNNQSVELVVTLIIITFLLGIFLIGPAERIFFLIFGHRKKYIGKINYDHTIIDKVHGQLIAGLPVFFIVADHWLKSIMFFIISWFAFQDFYISKPWLIKKIENKYQGRRGYKGSFGIMIDDTVAGILAAVLTSLYIIVFNFFV, encoded by the coding sequence ATGTTACATATTCTAAAGGGATTTTTTGCCCTGATTGCTCTTTACATCACCAGTTTCTTTTTTCTCGGTTTTATTCCAAGCTTTATTTCAAAAAAAGCAGGCTCGGGTGGAAGATTAATGGGTAGCTTAATCGGACTCGGATTGTTGATCTATATTTTCACTAACAACCAGTCGGTAGAGCTAGTAGTTACCCTGATAATAATAACATTTTTACTTGGGATATTTCTTATAGGCCCTGCTGAGAGAATTTTCTTTCTCATCTTTGGCCATAGGAAAAAATATATCGGCAAGATAAATTATGATCATACGATCATAGATAAAGTCCATGGTCAGCTCATAGCTGGACTCCCTGTCTTTTTTATCGTTGCTGATCATTGGCTTAAAAGTATTATGTTCTTTATAATCTCTTGGTTTGCATTCCAAGATTTTTACATCTCAAAACCTTGGTTAATAAAAAAAATAGAAAACAAATATCAAGGGAGAAGAGGTTATAAGGGATCATTTGGAATTATGATAGACGATACAGTTGCTGGAATATTAGCAGCCGTACTAACCAGTCTATATATAATAGTTTTCAATTTTTTTGTATAA
- a CDS encoding HD domain-containing protein, with translation MNEKIEQIPNNEPLDNLSDSIDSKLASSEQNDKKKYKEDKKTFLEHLEVMGYIDESIIRINEAYALSYGIFSSIKRDTGEPYFDHLMGVSLILIDECKVEDPEMVIAALFHDAIEDSVVYGDTSMPMSVWRKIAYTRLSKTFDSNVAKMVITLTRPQVDGVEIKDDKEAHDVYISKLQETEDLRIILIKMADRLHNLRTLKGTTLDKKRRVVKDTEEVYFKLFKRAKDFYPEQYKYLLKEMELAINNVNLNTED, from the coding sequence ATGAATGAAAAAATTGAACAAATACCTAATAATGAGCCACTTGATAATCTTTCTGATTCTATTGATAGTAAATTGGCATCAAGCGAACAGAATGATAAAAAAAAGTATAAAGAAGATAAGAAAACTTTTTTGGAACATTTAGAAGTTATGGGCTATATAGATGAGAGTATTATAAGGATTAATGAAGCATATGCTTTAAGTTATGGTATTTTTAGCTCGATAAAACGTGATACAGGCGAACCTTATTTTGATCACTTGATGGGGGTTTCTTTAATATTAATAGATGAGTGTAAGGTAGAAGATCCTGAGATGGTTATTGCTGCTTTATTTCATGATGCTATTGAAGATTCAGTAGTGTATGGCGATACATCTATGCCAATGTCGGTGTGGAGAAAAATTGCTTATACCCGTTTGTCAAAAACTTTTGATTCAAATGTTGCGAAAATGGTAATTACGCTCACAAGGCCACAGGTTGATGGAGTTGAGATTAAAGATGATAAAGAGGCTCATGATGTCTATATTTCTAAGTTACAAGAAACTGAAGATTTACGAATTATTTTAATAAAGATGGCTGATCGTTTACATAATCTTCGGACATTAAAAGGTACTACTTTGGATAAAAAGCGTCGAGTGGTTAAAGACACTGAGGAAGTTTACTTTAAATTGTTTAAGAGAGCGAAGGATTTCTATCCAGAACAATACAAATATCTTTTAAAAGAAATGGAGTTAGCTATCAATAATGTGAATCTCAATACTGAAGACTAA
- a CDS encoding ribonuclease J, whose amino-acid sequence MPSSLGLLKVVTAFLKIKRNDTIVLSSSIIPGNERVIQRLIDNLYRQCDNVIHRNLMDVHISGHGTKEDIAYMLKIVKPDYFIPVYANYFMLKEAEKLAKGIGFNPKHIIVPNNGMVIEFDRTGYKSNKEKIPANYVFVDGMGVTDSSNNVVLRDRKMMSEDGMVVVITTIDSKTGELLSSPDIISRGFVHMKENQELIQKTRQKIRLIVKNRPKPQPGMTDDDFLKNKIRSDIGQFLFQETKRRPLLMPVVIRV is encoded by the coding sequence ATGCCGTCCTCTCTCGGGTTATTGAAGGTAGTCACCGCTTTCTTAAAAATTAAAAGAAATGACACTATTGTTTTATCATCTTCAATCATTCCCGGAAATGAACGAGTGATTCAACGTTTAATTGATAACTTGTATCGTCAATGCGATAACGTTATTCATAGAAACTTAATGGATGTTCACATTTCTGGTCATGGCACCAAAGAAGATATCGCTTATATGTTAAAAATAGTTAAACCAGATTACTTTATTCCGGTATATGCAAACTATTTTATGCTTAAAGAAGCCGAAAAATTAGCCAAAGGTATCGGCTTTAATCCAAAACATATTATTGTGCCAAACAACGGGATGGTTATTGAATTTGATAGAACTGGCTATAAATCAAATAAAGAAAAGATTCCTGCTAACTATGTATTTGTTGACGGTATGGGTGTTACTGATTCCAGCAATAATGTCGTCTTACGTGATCGTAAAATGATGTCCGAGGATGGAATGGTTGTTGTTATCACTACTATTGATTCAAAAACTGGTGAACTATTAAGTAGTCCTGATATTATTTCCCGAGGTTTTGTACATATGAAAGAAAATCAAGAATTAATCCAGAAAACCCGTCAAAAAATTCGTTTAATTGTTAAAAACCGTCCAAAACCACAGCCAGGCATGACTGATGATGATTTTTTGAAAAACAAAATTAGATCAGATATTGGTCAATTTCTTTTCCAAGAAACCAAACGTCGACCACTCTTAATGCCAGTAGTGATACGAGTATAA
- a CDS encoding MBL fold metallo-hydrolase, with the protein MIIKYKNPRSPYPRPKPGDRPLSDRQTGPMTNNRQRPQNTPLRRGTDMRTGNQSQRRSGSRPMPRFNARPEGSRVIPTSKIPTTPGRIANRLRVIPVGGCEEVGRNMTIFEYDNDIIILDMGIQFPEDDMLGIDYVIPNIEYLKGKEKNIRGVIFSHGHLDHIGAAPILLEKLGNPTIIGRNMTLAMVKHRVEDYKPNSSKTLKTILIKELSDTLSLGIFKISFFQVEHSIMDAVGVIISTPSGTVIHPGDWTMERDPKTGDPVLDYSHLSKLQRPTILMLESLGMVSHQASPTAAVLKQNLEELISKSPGRIVIGTFSSQVERVGWIIEIAERLGKKIALDGYSMKFNIEIARELGYIKSRKETFIKIDQISQFPDEKIVVICTGAQGEENAVLSRVIEGSHRFLKN; encoded by the coding sequence ATGATAATAAAATATAAAAATCCTCGGTCGCCGTACCCGCGTCCGAAACCTGGTGATCGACCACTGTCTGATCGTCAAACAGGGCCAATGACAAACAATCGTCAGCGTCCACAAAATACTCCACTACGTCGGGGAACTGATATGCGTACTGGCAATCAATCACAGCGACGCTCTGGTAGTAGACCAATGCCTCGCTTTAATGCTCGTCCGGAGGGATCACGGGTAATTCCAACCTCAAAAATTCCTACTACCCCAGGTAGAATAGCTAATAGACTCCGAGTTATTCCAGTTGGTGGTTGCGAAGAAGTTGGTCGTAATATGACCATTTTTGAATATGATAATGACATTATCATTTTAGATATGGGAATTCAATTTCCTGAAGATGATATGTTAGGGATCGATTACGTAATTCCTAATATTGAGTATCTAAAAGGTAAAGAAAAAAATATCCGTGGGGTTATTTTTTCTCATGGTCACCTTGATCACATTGGAGCTGCACCTATTCTCTTGGAAAAATTGGGCAACCCAACAATTATTGGTCGCAATATGACGTTGGCGATGGTTAAACACCGCGTTGAAGATTATAAACCAAATAGCTCAAAAACACTTAAAACTATTTTAATCAAAGAGCTTAGTGATACATTAAGTCTCGGTATTTTTAAAATTAGCTTTTTCCAAGTTGAACACTCAATCATGGATGCTGTTGGTGTCATTATCAGCACGCCTTCTGGCACAGTTATCCACCCCGGAGATTGGACAATGGAGCGAGACCCAAAAACTGGCGATCCAGTTCTTGATTATTCTCATCTTTCAAAGTTGCAACGACCAACAATTTTAATGTTAGAAAGCTTGGGCATGGTTAGTCATCAAGCTAGTCCAACGGCTGCCGTTTTAAAGCAAAATCTTGAAGAACTTATTTCAAAATCTCCTGGACGCATTGTGATTGGAACTTTTTCTTCACAAGTTGAACGTGTTGGCTGGATTATAGAAATTGCTGAGCGTCTTGGTAAAAAAATTGCTCTTGATGGCTATAGCATGAAATTTAATATAGAGATTGCCAGAGAACTTGGCTATATAAAAAGTCGCAAAGAAACCTTTATAAAAATCGATCAGATTTCACAATTCCCTGATGAAAAAATTGTAGTGATTTGCACCGGCGCTCAAGGTGAAGAAAATGCCGTCCTCTCTCGGGTTATTGAAGGTAGTCACCGCTTTCTTAAAAATTAA